A window of Motilibacter peucedani genomic DNA:
CCTGCACTCCGACGCGACCCTGCTCGAGCGCAGCGCGCCCAAGCACGCCGCCGTGGGCGCCGAGGCCCCCCACGCGCGCGGCACCGCCGCCGAGCCGGTGCTGACCGGCCGGTCGGGCTCGCCGACCGGCGGCGCGCCCGCGGGACCGAGCGTCCCCACGGCACCCACGGTCCCGGTCGCGCCCGCTCCTGCCGGCCCCACCGTCGCCGGTGCCGGGTCCGGCACCCACACCACCGGCAGCGGCGGCTCCGCCGGCAGCGGCGGCTTCGCCGTCGTCCTCACGCTCCCGCAGATCACCCCGCCGAACGGCCTCGCCGTCCGGCTCGCGAGCGCCGGCGCCCTGCGCCTGCCGCGCATCGCCGTCCTGCCTGCTGTCTCCCCTGCCTGACCCGGGTCCCGGCGGCGTGCAGCCGCCTGCGCGAACCCGTCCGTGCAGCGCCAGGGGAGCAACCCGTGTCAATCCCGTCGATCCACCTCCTGCCCTTCCAGCCTGAGTCCTTCCTCGCCCGCATGTCGTCGGTCGAGGGCCTGAGCCGCCGCCTGCGCGGCGCCACCGGCCGTCGCGCCGAGCACTCCCCGGAGCGCCGACCGCGCGAGGAGGTGCTGCGGCTGCTCGCGACCGTCGAGGCGCCGGCTCAGACCCGCCGCTTCGTCGCCGACATCCTCGGCGCCTGGGGGGTCGCCGCAGACGTCCGCGACGACGTCGTGCTCGTCGTGAGCGAGCTCGTCAGCGAGGCCGCGCGCTACCCGCTCGCCGTGCACGTCGAGGTGCGCCTGACGCGCCGCGCCGGGCGCATCGAGCTCGCGGTGAGCGACCTGTGCCCCGAGCCGCCGTCGTGCGCCGACGCGCGGCCCGGCACCGCATCGCTCGTGCGCGCCGTCCTCGACGGCTGCAGCGAGCACTGGGACTGGTCCTTGTCGGCCCCGGCCGGCAGGACCGTGCGGGCGTCCATCGCCTGCTGAAGACGAGCGGACCGGCCGAGGGGGGCCGGTCCGCCCTTGCGGAGGGTGCTGGCGCGCGGAGGGGGCGCGCCAGCACCCTTTTTCTTGCAGCAGGAGTGCCGTGGAACGTCAGCAGCTGACCGGGCACGGCAGCGGCGTGACGGAATCGTTACGCGCTCGATGCGCCTTTGCGCTACACCCGCGCCTGACGCCCTTGCAGAATGACGTGTCTTCAGATGCACAGCAGAACCAATCGAAGGGGACTCCATGAGCAAGCGCACCCTCCGCCACGGCGGCGTGGTGGTGGCGAGCCTCGCGCTGGCCTTGACCGCCTGTGGTGGCAGCAGCGGCGGCGGCAGCGACGCCTCCGCTCCCGCCGGCTCGACCGGCGCGTCGGCAGCAGCCGGCAGCGACGTCAAGGACGGCCTGGACTGCACGCCCTACAAGGCCTTCGGTGACCTCAAGGGCAAGCAGGTCTCGATCTACACCTCGATCGTCGCCCCCGAGGACCAGCCGCAGATCGACTCCTACAAGCCGTTCGAGGCCTGCACCGGC
This region includes:
- a CDS encoding ATP-binding protein, whose product is MSIPSIHLLPFQPESFLARMSSVEGLSRRLRGATGRRAEHSPERRPREEVLRLLATVEAPAQTRRFVADILGAWGVAADVRDDVVLVVSELVSEAARYPLAVHVEVRLTRRAGRIELAVSDLCPEPPSCADARPGTASLVRAVLDGCSEHWDWSLSAPAGRTVRASIAC